In one window of Candidatus Sulfuricurvum sp. RIFRC-1 DNA:
- a CDS encoding beta-ketoacyl-ACP synthase II produces the protein MKRVVVTGMGMINAVGHDKESSFKAICEGECGIDMITIFDASTQSAQIAGEVKNFDPESVMDAREVKKADRFIHLGIKAAQEAMADANFPEGFDKERFGIDAASGIGGLPSIERNSIILETKGPRRISPFFIPGALVNMLGGFITIDHGLQGPNLSAVTACAAGTHAISEAAKTIMIGGADQMLVVAAESAITGVGIGGFASMKALSTRNDDPKHASRPFDAERDGFVMGEGAAALVLEEYDAAVARGARIYAELIGFGESGDANHITTPSLEGPLRAMKAALKMAGHPKVDYVNAHGTSTPTNDKNETAALKIAFGSKENCPPVSSTKGQTGHCLGAAGGIEAVISIMAMRDGIIPPTINYVNPDENCDLDIVPNVARKAELNIVMSNSFGFGGTNGVVIFKKI, from the coding sequence GTGAAAAGAGTAGTAGTAACCGGAATGGGAATGATCAATGCAGTTGGTCATGATAAAGAGAGCTCATTCAAAGCAATTTGTGAAGGTGAATGCGGGATCGATATGATCACGATTTTCGATGCTTCAACACAAAGTGCGCAAATTGCCGGTGAGGTCAAAAACTTCGATCCTGAATCGGTTATGGATGCAAGAGAGGTTAAAAAAGCGGACCGTTTTATCCATTTGGGGATTAAAGCGGCGCAAGAGGCGATGGCAGATGCCAATTTTCCGGAAGGGTTTGATAAAGAGCGTTTCGGTATCGATGCAGCATCGGGTATCGGCGGTCTTCCATCGATTGAGCGCAACTCGATTATCCTCGAGACCAAAGGGCCTCGTCGTATCTCTCCATTCTTTATTCCGGGTGCATTGGTCAATATGCTCGGAGGATTTATCACGATCGATCATGGTTTGCAAGGGCCGAATCTTTCTGCGGTAACGGCATGTGCGGCGGGGACTCACGCTATTAGTGAAGCGGCAAAGACGATTATGATCGGCGGTGCGGATCAAATGCTCGTGGTTGCGGCTGAATCGGCGATTACCGGTGTCGGTATCGGCGGATTTGCTTCGATGAAAGCGCTTAGCACCCGCAACGATGATCCAAAACACGCATCACGTCCGTTTGATGCGGAACGTGACGGATTTGTTATGGGTGAGGGAGCGGCTGCATTGGTACTCGAAGAGTATGATGCGGCAGTGGCTCGCGGAGCACGTATTTATGCTGAGCTTATCGGTTTCGGTGAAAGCGGCGATGCGAATCATATTACGACTCCGAGTCTTGAAGGGCCGTTACGTGCCATGAAAGCGGCATTGAAAATGGCGGGACATCCGAAAGTCGATTACGTCAATGCCCACGGAACAAGCACCCCTACCAATGACAAAAATGAAACTGCGGCGCTTAAAATCGCATTCGGTTCCAAAGAGAACTGTCCTCCGGTAAGTTCAACCAAAGGTCAAACGGGTCACTGCCTCGGTGCAGCGGGTGGAATCGAAGCGGTTATCAGTATTATGGCGATGCGTGATGGTATTATCCCTCCAACCATCAACTACGTAAACCCTGATGAAAACTGTGATTTGGATATCGTTCCGAATGTGGCACGCAAAGCAGAGCTGAATATCGTTATGAGCAACTCATTTGGATTTGGCGGCACTAACGGTGTCGTTATTTTCAAAAAAATATAA
- the fabG gene encoding 3-oxoacyl-ACP reductase FabG, whose protein sequence is MKFTGKNVLVTGSSRGIGAEVAKVLAGYGLKVWINYRSGAAAADAVKEAIEAEGGCAAVIGFDVADEAAFVDAVKTIVDADGELSYLVNNAGITNDKLALRMKAEEFTSVIDANLTSAFIGCREAMKAMRKQKFGSIVNMASIVGETGNAGQTNYAASKGGMIAMTKSFAIEAATSGIRYNCITPGFIATDMTDELKEEVKAAFTAKIPMGRFGDAKEVAEATAFLLSDHASYITGETLKVNGGMFM, encoded by the coding sequence ATGAAATTCACAGGTAAAAATGTATTGGTAACAGGTTCAAGCCGAGGAATCGGTGCGGAAGTGGCAAAAGTATTGGCGGGATACGGTCTTAAAGTATGGATCAACTATCGCAGCGGTGCGGCAGCGGCAGACGCAGTCAAAGAAGCGATTGAAGCTGAAGGCGGATGTGCGGCGGTGATCGGTTTTGACGTTGCGGATGAAGCGGCGTTTGTCGATGCGGTGAAAACCATTGTCGATGCGGACGGTGAACTCTCTTATCTTGTTAACAATGCGGGAATTACAAACGATAAATTGGCGCTTCGTATGAAGGCCGAAGAATTTACGAGTGTCATTGATGCAAACCTTACTTCTGCATTTATCGGTTGCCGTGAAGCGATGAAAGCGATGCGCAAACAAAAATTCGGAAGCATCGTCAACATGGCCTCAATCGTAGGTGAAACCGGGAATGCGGGACAAACCAACTATGCCGCATCCAAAGGGGGAATGATCGCGATGACCAAAAGTTTTGCGATCGAAGCGGCAACCAGCGGCATCCGTTACAACTGTATCACTCCGGGCTTTATCGCAACCGATATGACGGATGAGTTAAAAGAGGAAGTAAAAGCGGCCTTTACGGCAAAAATCCCGATGGGACGTTTCGGTGATGCAAAAGAAGTGGCGGAAGCAACGGCGTTTTTGCTTAGTGATCATGCGAGCTACATTACCGGAGAGACCCTCAAAGTCAACGGCGGGATGTTTATGTAG
- a CDS encoding chemotaxis protein CheX, translating to MRATVKGRVAIFNPQGFLDGNNAPSFLSIDDIKATEALNVDMLLVSLKKVIFFNKNGLDVFIKLMLAIRNQKHIAIGLCDYDSAKFKTIKAFYGNNLNFSLFRTEKIAELFAPTNKSDPKTVLLYNDDPSQRSAMAIELFDYGHNPVIAQSKKEFDEKKQNPDLYYAIIEDTYLGLFGQKIATRVTGNAIIYTIANFLDAEIGNTFNIAYHNNSLNVGFRLFIFDAYKVVSMNVHALNFFTKLASSAAEYNASICFVGLTFEKTPQSFKNDLEDAGIIFFDNMDDILKNKELLQELGGSSAAASKQMRTLNKALVNELPHFIDATVSTIAMMTNAQATKESMNVQTLDIQNSSNQYASSIGFYGDVDGMIILVFPKEIAKKACELLIGETTEDEEAILDSLAEFVNIIGGRAKALLGEKKQHVDITLPRTYGDVASLMEMAQNKKGVQVNLSFEGSNFIFFLTR from the coding sequence ATGAGAGCAACCGTTAAAGGGAGAGTCGCCATCTTCAATCCGCAAGGTTTTTTGGATGGCAACAACGCCCCCTCTTTTTTAAGTATTGATGATATCAAAGCAACCGAAGCTCTCAACGTCGATATGCTTCTTGTCTCCCTTAAAAAAGTGATATTTTTCAACAAAAACGGCTTGGATGTTTTTATTAAACTCATGCTCGCCATCCGTAACCAAAAACATATTGCAATCGGTTTGTGCGATTACGATTCCGCCAAATTTAAAACCATCAAAGCGTTCTACGGAAACAATCTGAATTTTTCACTGTTTCGTACCGAAAAAATCGCCGAACTTTTTGCCCCGACCAACAAAAGCGACCCGAAAACGGTCCTTCTTTACAATGATGACCCCTCTCAGCGCTCGGCAATGGCCATCGAACTGTTCGATTACGGACACAATCCGGTAATTGCCCAAAGCAAAAAAGAGTTTGATGAGAAAAAACAAAATCCTGACCTCTATTACGCCATTATCGAAGATACCTATTTAGGGCTGTTCGGTCAAAAAATCGCGACCCGTGTCACCGGCAATGCGATCATCTATACCATTGCCAACTTTCTTGATGCCGAAATCGGAAATACCTTTAACATCGCCTACCATAACAACTCACTCAATGTCGGGTTCCGCCTCTTTATTTTTGATGCGTACAAAGTGGTCTCGATGAATGTCCATGCATTGAACTTTTTCACCAAACTTGCCTCCTCCGCAGCTGAATACAATGCCTCGATCTGTTTTGTCGGGCTCACCTTCGAAAAAACGCCGCAAAGTTTTAAAAACGATCTCGAAGATGCCGGTATCATCTTTTTTGACAACATGGATGATATTCTTAAAAACAAAGAACTGCTCCAAGAACTCGGCGGAAGCAGCGCAGCAGCCTCGAAACAAATGCGCACTCTCAATAAAGCATTGGTCAATGAACTGCCTCATTTTATCGATGCCACGGTTTCAACCATTGCGATGATGACCAACGCTCAAGCCACCAAAGAGTCGATGAACGTTCAAACCCTCGACATCCAAAACAGTTCAAATCAGTACGCCAGCTCGATCGGATTCTATGGGGATGTGGATGGAATGATCATCCTCGTTTTCCCCAAAGAGATCGCCAAAAAAGCGTGTGAACTTCTTATCGGGGAAACAACCGAAGATGAAGAGGCAATTTTGGACTCTTTAGCAGAATTCGTCAATATCATCGGAGGACGTGCCAAGGCCCTGTTAGGGGAGAAAAAGCAGCATGTTGATATTACCCTTCCCCGTACGTACGGCGATGTTGCGTCCCTTATGGAGATGGCACAAAACAAAAAAGGGGTTCAAGTGAACCTTAGCTTCGAGGGGAGTAACTTTATCTTTTTCCTGACACGATAA
- a CDS encoding HDOD domain-containing protein — translation MITQEQISLYIQNIPPTPAIVKQTLEFVRVGDLTKAAKCAEGDPALKLYLKTLINRPIYGFRNEVHDVAQIFGILGTSTTQQIMYHYLLTLLAPKEWKLFTLNNNAFYDLQASLSRKWEKILRHLNLLNHDTESAITLLPASIIVCDALFGDHKSEVQQLRSVKALDYNTILYRLSKQSLFDICTIIAEKWEMSPTISRIVHAASGLDQEVAPNEKILAQWIHLLLFYELSQSSYVEGGLNEFIDFQIEFVQDIYESFMQVVEYDESNR, via the coding sequence GTGATCACACAAGAACAAATATCGCTTTACATCCAAAATATTCCGCCGACACCTGCCATTGTCAAACAAACTCTCGAATTTGTCCGAGTCGGTGATCTGACCAAAGCCGCCAAATGTGCCGAAGGGGATCCGGCTCTCAAGCTCTACCTTAAAACACTCATTAACCGCCCCATCTACGGGTTTCGAAATGAAGTACACGACGTAGCCCAAATTTTTGGAATTTTAGGTACCTCGACAACACAACAAATTATGTACCATTACCTCCTAACCCTTTTGGCCCCGAAAGAGTGGAAGCTCTTTACGCTCAACAACAATGCATTCTATGATTTACAAGCTTCTCTGAGTCGAAAATGGGAAAAAATTCTTCGCCATCTTAATCTTTTAAACCATGATACCGAAAGCGCTATTACCCTTTTACCCGCCAGTATCATCGTGTGTGACGCACTCTTTGGGGATCATAAGAGCGAAGTGCAACAACTGCGCAGTGTCAAAGCGCTGGATTACAATACCATTCTCTACCGTCTGAGCAAACAATCATTATTTGATATATGCACCATTATCGCTGAAAAATGGGAAATGTCTCCCACCATCAGTCGAATTGTTCATGCCGCATCGGGCTTGGATCAAGAGGTGGCACCCAACGAGAAAATTTTGGCCCAGTGGATCCATTTATTGCTCTTTTATGAACTGAGCCAAAGCAGCTATGTGGAAGGCGGATTAAACGAGTTTATCGATTTCCAAATCGAGTTCGTCCAAGATATTTATGAATCTTTTATGCAGGTGGTGGAGTACGATGAGAGCAACCGTTAA
- the rpe gene encoding ribulose-phosphate 3-epimerase — translation MLVAPSVLSADFGNLARDVRAICDAGCDLVHVDVMDGHFVPNLTIGPVVVNAIAKAATKPLDIHLMVQNNTFFVDLFAPLKPQYISFHIEEEKNPHRLIQYIRSLGIKPAIVLNPHTPAEAIEYLLGDLDMVLVMSVNPGFGGQKFIPTVIDKIKRLKALRDRINPECLIEIDGGVGSSNIQLLKEAGVDICVAGSYVFGAEDFKTAIDSLKV, via the coding sequence ATGCTCGTTGCTCCCAGTGTCCTCTCAGCCGATTTCGGTAATTTAGCGCGTGATGTCCGTGCCATTTGTGACGCAGGGTGTGACTTGGTACACGTTGATGTGATGGATGGACACTTTGTCCCCAATCTCACCATCGGGCCGGTCGTCGTCAATGCTATCGCAAAAGCTGCGACAAAACCGCTCGATATCCATCTGATGGTGCAGAACAACACTTTTTTTGTTGACCTCTTCGCTCCCTTAAAACCGCAATACATCTCCTTTCACATCGAAGAGGAAAAAAATCCTCACCGCCTTATTCAGTATATCCGCTCGCTGGGGATCAAACCCGCTATCGTTCTAAACCCTCATACTCCCGCCGAAGCGATCGAGTATCTTTTGGGTGATTTGGATATGGTTTTGGTCATGTCGGTTAATCCGGGATTCGGAGGACAAAAATTCATCCCAACCGTGATTGATAAAATCAAACGTCTCAAAGCGTTGCGAGATCGTATTAACCCCGAGTGTTTGATCGAAATCGACGGCGGAGTGGGTAGTTCAAACATCCAACTGCTTAAAGAAGCCGGAGTTGATATCTGTGTCGCCGGCAGTTATGTTTTTGGGGCGGAGGATTTTAAAACCGCGATTGACAGCTTAAAAGTATGA
- a CDS encoding 3'-5' exonuclease: MTLSDPKTLSRLSKNGIPKKEFEDSLGMESELTLELLKAQGMNIALHNDVYLFESTVTSVDDTLFCIVDVESNGSKPSRDQIIEIGAVKLQNGRILDTYESLVYCNSISDQIQEITGIKVEQTLKAPVMGKVMREFRLFLGDAVFVGHDAKFDYNFVSGMMERVGLQKLLNRSLCTIDLAERTIESERYGLKYLNEQLELYKDATHHRALSDAMTTTKLLKRTLTLIPSTIHNTEELIAFSKEAKRLKRPKVKKEEKRIKIEE; the protein is encoded by the coding sequence GTGACACTATCGGATCCCAAAACCCTCTCTCGACTCTCTAAAAACGGTATCCCAAAAAAAGAGTTTGAAGATTCTTTAGGTATGGAGAGTGAACTTACCCTTGAACTGTTAAAAGCGCAGGGGATGAACATTGCACTGCATAATGATGTTTACCTCTTTGAAAGTACCGTTACCAGTGTTGATGATACCCTTTTTTGCATCGTTGATGTCGAGTCCAACGGTTCTAAACCCTCACGTGACCAAATTATCGAAATCGGAGCCGTCAAGCTTCAAAACGGCCGCATACTCGATACCTATGAAAGCTTGGTCTACTGCAACTCTATATCGGATCAGATTCAAGAAATCACCGGTATCAAGGTGGAACAAACCCTAAAAGCGCCCGTGATGGGAAAGGTCATGCGGGAATTCCGTCTCTTTTTAGGCGATGCCGTATTTGTCGGTCACGATGCCAAATTCGATTATAATTTTGTCTCCGGCATGATGGAACGGGTGGGCCTTCAAAAACTGCTCAACCGCTCTTTGTGTACGATTGATTTAGCCGAACGAACCATCGAGAGTGAACGCTACGGTCTCAAGTATCTTAACGAGCAATTAGAGCTCTATAAAGATGCCACCCATCATCGAGCCCTCTCCGATGCAATGACAACCACAAAGCTCCTCAAACGGACACTGACACTCATCCCCAGTACTATCCACAACACAGAAGAGCTGATCGCATTTTCAAAAGAGGCAAAACGGTTAAAAAGACCAAAAGTAAAAAAAGAAGAGAAGAGAATAAAAATAGAGGAATAA
- the argJ gene encoding bifunctional glutamate N-acetyltransferase/amino-acid acetyltransferase ArgJ yields the protein MYTLNPIDGGVCAANGFFADGIHIGLKKEGAKDLAFIYSEKPCTIASVFTTNKMTAAPIRHFRAQGEFEGNFVLINSKNANAMTGRAGIDDIDEVMNALKAKFPQIQNPVMSSTGVIGVRLPKAKIIEGAMNFDLSHREGINASEAIMTTDTFAKRIAYEVVLENGESFRLGAMAKGAGMINPAMATMLCFITTDAAVDKVTMQSILDECVHTTFNAASVDGDTSTNDTVLVMANGQSGAFHAAAFKEALESIMLFLAKEMVRDGEGATKLVTYQVSGAINHKEAEIAAKALSNSLLVKTALFGQDPNWGRIASTVGASGIMCDEAFLSIWFDDVCVYKKGELLFDEQLEPFAAAIMQKSAFTIHCDIGLQDGEFTAYGCDLGHEYVKINADYRT from the coding sequence ATGTATACTCTTAACCCTATTGATGGCGGTGTATGTGCTGCAAACGGCTTTTTCGCCGATGGGATTCATATCGGACTCAAAAAAGAGGGTGCTAAGGATTTAGCATTCATCTATTCTGAGAAACCGTGTACTATCGCTTCGGTCTTTACCACCAATAAAATGACGGCGGCACCGATACGCCATTTTCGTGCGCAGGGGGAATTTGAAGGAAATTTTGTCCTCATCAATTCCAAAAATGCGAACGCGATGACGGGACGGGCAGGGATCGATGATATCGATGAGGTCATGAACGCACTCAAAGCAAAATTTCCTCAGATTCAAAATCCGGTAATGAGTTCGACCGGAGTCATCGGGGTACGTCTGCCGAAAGCCAAGATCATCGAAGGTGCTATGAATTTTGATCTCTCTCACCGTGAGGGGATCAACGCTTCCGAAGCGATTATGACGACCGATACGTTTGCAAAGCGAATTGCGTATGAAGTAGTCCTTGAAAATGGAGAATCGTTTCGCCTCGGTGCCATGGCCAAGGGTGCAGGGATGATTAATCCGGCAATGGCGACCATGCTCTGTTTTATCACAACCGATGCGGCCGTTGATAAGGTAACCATGCAAAGTATCCTCGATGAGTGTGTCCATACGACGTTTAACGCGGCAAGTGTTGATGGGGACACGTCGACCAATGATACGGTATTGGTTATGGCGAACGGACAAAGCGGAGCGTTTCATGCGGCGGCTTTTAAAGAGGCTCTAGAGTCTATCATGCTCTTTTTGGCGAAAGAGATGGTACGTGACGGTGAAGGGGCGACCAAGCTGGTGACCTATCAGGTGAGCGGAGCGATCAACCATAAAGAGGCGGAGATTGCGGCGAAAGCGCTCAGTAATTCGCTTCTCGTCAAAACGGCACTTTTCGGACAAGACCCCAACTGGGGGCGTATCGCTTCGACCGTCGGTGCAAGCGGTATCATGTGTGACGAAGCATTTTTGAGCATTTGGTTTGACGATGTATGTGTTTACAAAAAAGGGGAGCTTCTGTTCGATGAACAACTCGAGCCTTTTGCCGCTGCGATTATGCAAAAATCGGCCTTTACGATCCATTGTGACATCGGACTTCAAGACGGTGAGTTTACCGCTTACGGATGTGATTTGGGTCATGAATACGTTAAAATCAATGCCGATTATCGCACGTAA
- the gpmI gene encoding 2,3-bisphosphoglycerate-independent phosphoglycerate mutase, giving the protein MSKKTVLVITDGIGYSQKREYNAFHAAHKPTYDQLFRDVPHSLIDTFGLSVGLPEGQMGNSEVGHMSIGSGRVLYQDLVKISLALEEGTFENNSVFASLLKTSKRIHLISLLSDGGVHSHIDHLMGVVEITAEAGKEVWLHLISDGRDVAPTSAKLFLHTVNAHGYPNVKIGSLGGRFFGMDRDNRWDRVQKGYDAIVCANPKSEQSVADYIENAYAAGETDEFITPTAFEGYDGFKESDAVLILNFRSDRMRELTTAVGDSAFNGFKREFVPTHLATITQYDKNFPYPVLFPKDAPINTLAEVISKAGLRQLHTAETEKYAHVTFFFNGGIEEPYENETRVLIPSPQVKTYDMQPQMSAPEVGNVVLKAMDEGVDFVVVNFANGDMVGHTGNFEAAVKAVEAVDEELGRIVETAQKNGYAMVLTSDHGNCEEMRDDAGNTLTNHTVGKVWCFVMADGVKQVHPGALNNVAPTVLKLMGLDIPSEMDGPLI; this is encoded by the coding sequence TTGAGTAAAAAAACGGTTTTAGTCATTACTGACGGCATCGGCTACTCTCAGAAACGTGAATATAATGCTTTTCACGCGGCCCATAAGCCGACGTACGATCAACTGTTTCGTGATGTTCCCCATTCACTGATCGATACCTTTGGGCTGAGTGTCGGTCTCCCTGAGGGACAGATGGGCAACTCTGAGGTAGGACATATGTCGATCGGAAGCGGTCGGGTATTGTATCAGGACTTAGTCAAAATCTCTCTGGCTCTCGAAGAGGGAACGTTTGAGAATAATAGTGTTTTTGCCTCATTACTCAAAACCAGCAAGCGGATCCATTTGATCTCTCTTTTAAGCGACGGTGGTGTTCATTCGCACATCGATCATTTGATGGGAGTCGTGGAGATTACTGCCGAAGCGGGCAAAGAGGTATGGCTCCATCTGATTAGCGATGGGAGAGATGTGGCCCCTACATCGGCAAAACTCTTTTTGCATACGGTCAATGCACACGGCTATCCTAACGTTAAGATCGGCTCATTGGGCGGGCGATTTTTTGGAATGGATCGTGATAATCGCTGGGATCGTGTTCAAAAGGGCTATGATGCAATCGTATGTGCCAACCCTAAAAGTGAACAAAGTGTTGCCGATTACATCGAAAATGCCTATGCTGCCGGTGAGACCGATGAATTTATCACCCCTACGGCTTTTGAAGGATATGACGGATTTAAAGAGAGTGATGCTGTTTTAATACTCAATTTCCGAAGCGATCGGATGCGTGAGCTGACAACGGCTGTGGGCGATTCTGCGTTCAACGGATTTAAGCGGGAATTTGTACCGACTCATTTGGCGACAATAACGCAGTACGACAAAAATTTCCCTTATCCGGTGCTGTTTCCTAAAGATGCGCCGATCAATACGCTCGCTGAGGTCATCTCTAAAGCAGGTTTACGACAGCTTCACACGGCAGAGACCGAAAAATATGCCCACGTTACTTTTTTCTTTAACGGCGGTATCGAAGAGCCGTATGAAAACGAAACACGGGTACTGATCCCAAGCCCACAAGTGAAAACCTATGATATGCAACCGCAGATGTCCGCTCCTGAAGTAGGTAATGTTGTGCTTAAAGCGATGGATGAAGGGGTTGATTTTGTGGTCGTTAATTTCGCAAACGGCGATATGGTCGGGCATACCGGAAACTTTGAAGCAGCGGTTAAGGCGGTTGAGGCCGTTGATGAAGAGCTGGGACGGATTGTCGAAACAGCACAAAAAAACGGCTATGCAATGGTTTTGACCTCCGATCACGGTAACTGCGAAGAGATGCGTGATGATGCGGGCAATACCCTCACGAATCATACGGTCGGAAAAGTATGGTGTTTTGTGATGGCAGATGGGGTGAAGCAGGTTCATCCGGGCGCACTGAATAATGTAGCACCGACGGTTCTCAAACTGATGGGGCTTGACATTCCATCCGAGATGGATGGGCCGCTGATTTAG
- the acpP gene encoding acyl carrier protein: protein MALIDDIKEVVVEQLSVNPDEVKEDSKFVEDLGADSLDVVELVMALEEKFDIEIPDDEAEKIQTVQDVINYIQSKN from the coding sequence ATGGCACTTATCGACGATATTAAAGAAGTAGTGGTTGAGCAACTCAGCGTAAACCCGGACGAAGTTAAAGAGGATTCTAAATTCGTAGAAGATCTTGGCGCTGACAGCCTTGACGTTGTTGAATTGGTAATGGCTCTTGAAGAGAAATTCGATATCGAAATCCCTGATGACGAAGCGGAAAAAATCCAAACTGTTCAAGATGTCATCAACTACATCCAAAGCAAAAACTAA
- the rpmB gene encoding 50S ribosomal protein L28, with translation MARKCAISGKGPMSGNNVSHAKNRTKRRFLPNLRTVRVTLEDGTTKKLRIAASELRTLKKDS, from the coding sequence ATGGCAAGAAAATGTGCTATTAGTGGTAAAGGCCCAATGAGCGGGAACAACGTTTCTCACGCGAAAAACAGAACAAAACGTCGTTTTTTACCAAATCTTCGTACTGTTCGTGTAACACTTGAAGACGGTACTACGAAAAAACTTCGTATCGCTGCTTCTGAGCTTCGTACCCTTAAAAAAGATTCGTAA
- a CDS encoding phosphoribosylanthranilate isomerase, whose translation MKVKICGITNLEDAYIAIDAGADALGFVFYPESPRYITPQDARSIIKMLPPFVEKVALFVNETPEMIRETCLLSGCTLAQIHFDVEDDFFTQVNFPSLRVVRAKKREDILTHTDEYRLIDAYCESFGGSGKRLNIEWFEGIDCSKIILAGGLDPGNVASLKSYGFYGVDVSSGVEASYGKKNPQRVKAFIQKAKE comes from the coding sequence ATGAAAGTCAAGATCTGCGGGATTACTAATCTAGAAGATGCTTATATAGCTATTGATGCGGGAGCCGATGCACTCGGATTTGTCTTTTATCCTGAATCACCCCGCTATATCACTCCTCAAGATGCTCGTTCCATCATCAAAATGCTCCCCCCCTTCGTGGAAAAGGTAGCCCTTTTTGTCAATGAAACTCCCGAAATGATTCGTGAAACCTGCCTCTTAAGCGGTTGCACCTTGGCACAGATCCATTTCGATGTCGAAGACGATTTTTTTACTCAGGTAAATTTCCCCTCTTTGCGTGTTGTGCGTGCCAAAAAACGAGAGGACATCCTCACTCATACCGATGAATACCGTCTGATTGATGCGTATTGTGAAAGTTTTGGCGGAAGCGGTAAACGGCTCAATATCGAATGGTTTGAAGGGATTGATTGTTCTAAAATTATCCTTGCCGGAGGGCTTGACCCAGGTAACGTGGCAAGTCTTAAATCGTACGGTTTCTACGGTGTTGATGTCAGCAGCGGTGTCGAAGCATCTTATGGTAAAAAAAATCCTCAGCGTGTTAAAGCTTTTATCCAAAAGGCTAAAGAGTGA
- the accA gene encoding acetyl-CoA carboxylase carboxyl transferase subunit alpha translates to MATYLDFEQTIRQIQEEIIAAEVRYDHHAVEILKQDLDKEVQKTYANLSPYQELQLARHQDRPYALDYINLLLDQKYEIHGDRHFRDDLSIICYIGTIGDERVMVIGEQKGRGTKNKLKRNFGMPHPEGYRKALRVAKMAEKFNIPLLMLIDTPGAYPGLGAEERNQSEAIARNLLELSNLNTITVSVVIGEGGSGGALAIGVADRLAMMRYSVFSVISPEGCSAILWNDPTKVEAATKALKITSADLKELDLIDDIIDEPLIGAHRDKEGAVRALKNYFLGEVSKLKTLSDAERLEKRYNRLVGMGRFSE, encoded by the coding sequence TTGGCTACCTATTTAGATTTCGAACAGACTATTCGTCAAATCCAAGAGGAGATCATTGCGGCAGAAGTACGCTATGATCACCATGCAGTAGAGATTCTGAAGCAGGATTTGGACAAAGAAGTTCAAAAAACCTATGCTAATCTTTCCCCTTATCAAGAGCTTCAGCTCGCGCGTCACCAAGACCGCCCGTATGCGCTTGATTACATCAATCTCCTTTTGGATCAAAAATATGAGATTCACGGGGATCGCCATTTTCGTGATGACCTCTCTATTATCTGTTATATCGGAACCATCGGTGATGAACGGGTAATGGTGATCGGTGAGCAAAAAGGGCGCGGAACCAAAAACAAGCTCAAACGTAACTTCGGTATGCCGCATCCTGAAGGGTATCGCAAAGCTCTCCGCGTGGCAAAAATGGCCGAGAAATTCAATATCCCTTTGTTGATGCTGATTGACACTCCGGGCGCATATCCAGGGCTTGGTGCTGAAGAACGTAATCAAAGTGAAGCGATTGCCCGTAATTTGCTCGAACTCTCTAACCTTAATACGATTACCGTATCGGTTGTTATCGGCGAAGGGGGAAGCGGTGGAGCATTGGCAATCGGTGTGGCCGATCGCCTTGCGATGATGCGCTACTCCGTATTCAGTGTTATCTCTCCAGAGGGGTGTTCGGCTATTTTATGGAATGATCCGACCAAAGTGGAAGCTGCAACCAAAGCGCTTAAAATCACCTCTGCCGATCTTAAAGAGCTTGATTTGATCGATGATATTATTGATGAACCTCTAATCGGGGCACATCGTGATAAAGAGGGTGCTGTCCGTGCTCTTAAAAACTATTTTCTGGGTGAAGTGTCAAAACTCAAAACTTTGAGTGATGCGGAACGTCTGGAAAAACGTTACAACCGTCTTGTCGGAATGGGCAGATTCAGCGAATAA